Below is a genomic region from Prolixibacteraceae bacterium.
GATCCAGCACCATCACTAACAACCTGTAATATCCATCCATTATCCCATGTTTGAATACTAAAATCATCATCTCTAAACGTTCCTCGTTGTGCATGTGATTTCCCACGTACAGAAGCACCTAATAATCTTCGATTATTAAAAATCTTGGACAAGTAATCTTTATTGGTTTTATAATATGGACCTTCTAAAGGTGGATCTTTATCAACCCACAAAGTTCTCGGATCTGCATTAATAAGGATATGAACATCACGAGTAAACTCTCGGCTATTCAAATTCTCTTGATAAATTAAAGTCCCTTTATAATCTCCTGGCAATATTAAGTCACCTTCAAAACAGGTATCATCTTTATTCCATGACAATTGTGGGATACCATTAAAATCAATTAATGCATCTTTGGGAATACCGAATGCCTCAAGATCAACAATTTCTTTATAAGGCATATTTGCTTTACCGTTTTTCAACTGTATAACCTTTTTGGAATCCTTTGTAATCTCTTTAGCCATTCTTTCGTCTTCCTCTTTTATCAGTGTAAATACCTTTTTTATTCCTCCAAGCTTTGAAGTCATGGAATTCATTTGATCTTGCATAACTGTAAGATCTGATTCTATATTTTGGATCTCAAGACAGAGACTATTTAATAAATCACTTTTTTCCATTAACCTTGTCGTCTATCAACTTTAAAACTCTCTTCTGACACTCCATAGACTGCAATTGTTCCACACCATGCACATTTCTGTTCCTCGGTATCGGTATCCACACAAAAGACACCACCACATTGACACATTGCAAATGCATGAGCACTATAACAATATGGACAGGAAGGAAGACCTCGTAGATACTTCGTATCTAAACTACTTTTTGAAGCAGATCCTGATAATGCTTTATAACTATCATAGTCAAGACGATGAACTCCATTTAGGCGATATACCTTATCGAAGGAGTCAACGTCTCCATCTAGAATCTCAACACCTCGCTTGTATTTAATCAAATACTTCTCTTCTGTCTTTTGGCATGCACCTAAAATGACTGTATAGTTGTCATCAATAATGGCATCTTCATGGTCATGTTTACTCAAATCTATTTTAGATAGTCCCTGTCCTATATTATCAACATTTGTTTTAGGCTCGATACCTTCTGAGACCTGAATACTAGAATTGATAATCGAATCAGTTAACCATTTAAAATAACTTTCGAAACATTTATCCTGTTCTCCATCTAACAAAATAGCTTGATCAGCTAAGGGGCTAAGAAGTTCATTTGATACAGACTTACCGAGAGTCGCTACCAATGTGTGGCATCTATTTTTATAGAACTCCTGCCATTTAGATAACGAAATCTTATAATCATCTGTCGGTTGACCATCAGTAAATAGGAACACCAAAGGCTTCCAATCTCCTTTTGACTGATAAGTACTTCTTTTTACATGGCAATCAATCTCTTGCATCAAAAGGTCTAATCCAGCTCCTAAAGAAGTACCACCACCAATAGGGAAATCTGGTGGATAATAGAGCGGTAGTTCTTCATATGGCTCCAAAATCTTTCCTTTACCAGCAAAACCGATCACTTCAATCCAAACAGTCTCTAACGCATAGGGATTCTTCTTTAAACTACGCAATAGCCTCTCCATCCCTTTATAAACCAAATCAATTGGTTCACCTATCATAGACTCTGATAAGTCTACTAGAAAAAATACAGGTAGCTTCCTCATACTAGAAAATATAATTAAATTACAATATTTAATTCAGGTGGTGCAGGTGGTAACATGAGCTCCTCTGAAACACCAGCACTTTTACTTCCCTGATTCACAACTTCTGAAACCCACCTGAAATAAGCCTCAAATGATGCACTATCCATATGGTCCAACATAGTTATGTTATCAGTTATCATTCTTAAATACTCCTCCTTTGCCTTTGGACCAGCACCACAAGCAATTATACTTCCAAAATTAGCAGCCCGCATTTCGGTAGCCATCTCTTTAAACTTCATCAAATCAGATGGCTTTCCATCAGTCATAATAAATAATAAAGGCATCCAATCTCCCTTCTGTTCATTAGAAGAAAGAATCACTTCTCTTTTCATCTTATTCAACACCATCTCGAGTGCTTCGCCTAAAAATGTTGGCCCTGATTTAGGACATGTAACCTCCTCTAGTTGTACTGACGAAAGTTCAGTCAATGGCAAAAACTCATGTACTTCTTTATCAAAAGTAATGATACTAATGTAGACTGTATCTAACGCATGGGGATCAGATCTCAATGAAGTCATTAAAGACTGTAGCCCGACATTTACTGACTGGATAGGTTCACCTGTCATAGATCCAGAGGTATCTAGCAATAAATAAACTGGTAATCTTCTCATCTTATATTATACCTCGAAATTCGTTTAATCATTTCTCTTTTCTCCGATAGGAGATATTTCCCCACGAATACCAATACTATTTTGAAATGAGGATAGGTTATAC
It encodes:
- a CDS encoding VWA domain-containing protein, giving the protein MRRLPVYLLLDTSGSMTGEPIQSVNVGLQSLMTSLRSDPHALDTVYISIITFDKEVHEFLPLTELSSVQLEEVTCPKSGPTFLGEALEMVLNKMKREVILSSNEQKGDWMPLLFIMTDGKPSDLMKFKEMATEMRAANFGSIIACGAGPKAKEEYLRMITDNITMLDHMDSASFEAYFRWVSEVVNQGSKSAGVSEELMLPPAPPELNIVI